From Thermogladius calderae 1633, a single genomic window includes:
- a CDS encoding HIT family protein, with protein MRILWSPWRYQYVKTLAGAQECLFCKLQGARDEEAYIVYRGRFNFVVLNTFPYNSGHVMVAPYRHVDSLEKMSDEELLELVQLVNKSMVAIRKSLNPEGFNIGVNIGRPAGAGVPGHVHVHVVPRWTGDSNFMPIIAETKTLPVALSEVYKLLKENWPS; from the coding sequence TTGAGGATACTCTGGTCGCCCTGGAGGTACCAGTACGTCAAGACGCTGGCGGGCGCGCAGGAGTGCCTCTTCTGCAAACTCCAGGGCGCGAGGGACGAGGAGGCCTACATAGTGTACAGGGGGCGGTTCAACTTCGTGGTGTTAAATACCTTCCCCTACAACAGCGGCCATGTAATGGTGGCGCCCTACAGGCACGTGGACAGCCTCGAGAAGATGAGTGACGAAGAGCTTCTAGAACTAGTGCAGCTTGTTAACAAGAGCATGGTCGCCATAAGGAAGTCTCTCAACCCCGAGGGCTTCAATATCGGGGTTAACATAGGCAGGCCCGCCGGCGCAGGTGTGCCAGGTCACGTCCACGTCCACGTAGTACCTAGGTGGACAGGCGACAGCAACTTCATGCCGATAATAGCCGAGACCAAGACCCTCCCCGTGGCCTTATCTGAGGTCTACAAGTTATTAAAGGAGAATTGGCCTAGTTAG